From the Halichoerus grypus chromosome 3, mHalGry1.hap1.1, whole genome shotgun sequence genome, one window contains:
- the ASAH1 gene encoding acid ceramidase isoform X2, whose translation MADKAPALRIIVNSLKDLVNAFVPSGKIMQIVDQKLPGLLGNFPGPFGEEMKGIAAATEIPLGEIISFNVFYEFFTICTSIITEDKEGHLLHGRNMDFGVFLGWNINNNTWVITEQLKPLTVNLDFQRNNKTVFKASSFAGYVGMLTGFKPGLLSLTLNERFSINGGYMGVIEWILGKKDAMWIGFITRSVLENSTSYEEAKNILTKTKILAPAYFILGGNKTGEGCVITRDRKQSLDVYELNPKQDRWYVVQTNYDRWKSPFFLDDRRTPAKMCLNQTTQKNISFATIYDVLSTKPVLNKLTVFTALMDVTKGQYETYLRDCPDPCIGW comes from the exons ATGGCTGACAAGGCACCAGCG ctaAGGATTATAGTGAATTCCCTGAAGGATCTAGTAAATGCATTTGTGCCAAGTGGAAAAATTATGCAGATAGTGGATCAAAAGTTG CCTGGCCTACTTGGCAACTTTCCTGGTCCTTTTGGGGAGGAAATGAAGGGGATCGCAGCTGCTACTGAGATACCGTTAG GAGAGATTATTTCATTCAATGTGTTCTATGAATTTTTTACCATTTGTACTTCAATAATAACAGAAGACAAAGAAG GTCATCTACTACATGGGCGAAACATGGATTTTGGAGTGTTTCTTGG GTGGAATATAAACAATAATACCTGGGTCATAACTGAGCAACTCAAACCTTTGACAGTGAATTTGGACTtccaaagaaacaataaaactgTCTTCAAGGCTTCAAGCTTTGCTGGCTATGTGGGCATGTTAACAGGATTCAAACCA GGACTGCTTAGTCTTACGTTAAATGAACGTTTCAGTATAAATGGCGGTTATATGG GTGTCATAGAATGGATTTTGGGAAAGAAAGATGCTATGTGGATAGGGTTTATCACTAGATCAGTTCTGGAAAATAGCACAAG TTATGAAGAAGCCAAGAATATATTGACCAAAACCAAGATATTGGCCCCAGCATACTTTATCCTGGGAGGCAACAAGACTGGGGAGGGTTGTGTGATCACACGAGATAGAAAACAGTCTTTGGATGTATATGA ACTCAACCCCAAGCAGGACAGATGGTATGTGGTACAAACAAATTATGACCGTTGGAAAAGCCCTTTCTTTCTTGATGATCGCAGAACACCTGCAAAGATGTGTCTAAACCAGACAACCCAAAAG aatatCTCATTTGCAACCATATATGATGTCCTGTCAACAAAACCTGTCCTCaacaag CTGACTGTATTCACAGCCTTGATGGATGTTACCAAAGGTCAATATGAAACTTACCTGCGGGATTGCCCAGACCCTTGCATAGGTTGGTGA